A genomic window from Salvia hispanica cultivar TCC Black 2014 chromosome 5, UniMelb_Shisp_WGS_1.0, whole genome shotgun sequence includes:
- the LOC125189881 gene encoding uncharacterized protein LOC125189881, whose protein sequence is MVETWIRALERIFEFMESTDKERLACVKFQLTGPADFWWDTKLRTMDPARREALTWEGFKEELNNKYVPMSYKRAKVEEFHTLKQGRMTVTEYDRALCELTRYAPELVDTDAEMAEKFRAGLGHDIRAAVASRRGITYSEVLSCALDVEEELPKDSTVAKTTSPPPQQQYNFRDKRKWDGDQIPYENKRQQHIQTAPNQRGNFRPRIPPCTICSRYHCGECRLKFDGCYNCGGSGHFSRDCPSKNVGEGARQNDHGPRPQLQAIQAAPRGDPTPTLDQQ, encoded by the coding sequence ATGGTAGAGACTTGGATACGCGCTCTCGAGCGTATATTCGAGTTTATGGAGAGCACCGATAAGGAACGACTTGCTTGTGTGAAATTTCAACTAACTGGGCCCGCCGATTTTTGGTGGGATACCAAGCTAAGGACCATGGACCCTGCACGCCGTGAAGCGCTGACATGGGAGGGATTCAAGGAGGAGTTGAACAATAAGTACGTCCCCATGAGTTATAAGCGAGCAAAAGTAGAGGAATTTCATACTCTCAAGCAAGGACGCATGACTGTGACAGAGTACGACCGGGCCCTTTGCGAATTGACCCGATATGCGCCTGAGTTAGTAGACACAGATGCGGAGATGGCGGAAAAATTTCGTGCTGGGCTCGGACACGATATAAGAGCAGCTGTGGCTAGCCGTAGAGGAATCACATACTCGGAGGTTTTGAGTTGCGCCTTAGACGTGGAAGAGGAGCTGCCCAAGGATAGTACGGTCGCGAAAACTACATCACCACCACCGCAGCAACAATATAATTTCAGAGACAAAAGGAAATGGGATGGTGATCAGATTccatatgaaaataaaaggcAACAACATATCCAGACCGCTCCCAACCAGAGGGGTAATTTCCGACCAAGGATTCCTCCATGCACTATATGCTCTAGATACCACTGTGGAGAGTGTAGACTCAAGTTTGATGGATGCTACAACTGTGGTGGAAGTGGCCATTTCTCTAGAGATTGCCCAAGTAAGAATGTCGGAGAGGGTGCAAGACAAAACGACCACGGACCACGCCCACAACTGCAAGCAATTCAAGCTGCGCCGAGAGGAGACCCAACTCCAACCCTAGACCAACAGTAA
- the LOC125189882 gene encoding proline-, glutamic acid- and leucine-rich protein 1-like, with translation MVPLDAQAAYLRQQDPNKDWTATLAGFSLTGGMPAIPSPTPTATTVNPPITTPNTSNPTSEKTSPTTTAQSEPSNLSPKHQQTESLDVSPLSAYQDPNWGETEEREREEKVREDEKDKAEETTATETRAEEAEREEIDLNEMAKKQGLMTDDKFQSVLGGGDRIVVNPEGVAEVLNLASQAGGREETAMGADESEGVVHQPVEEMREGQTEEAKKTEEERQEPETHQSEEKKETEGEAEMKEQKTEAPIVSKPKQSR, from the coding sequence ATGGTTCCTTTAGACGCACAGGCGGCGTATCTAAGGCAACAAGACCCGAACAAAGATTGGACAGCGACCCTGGCCGGATTTAGCCTGACCGGAGGAATGCCGGCGATACCAAGCCCTACCCCAACTGCGACCACCGTGAACCCACCCATCACCACCCCAAATACCTCAAACCCCACATCCGAAAAGACCTCCCCAACAACAACTGCACAGTCAGAACCCTCTAACCTTTCTCCCAAACACCAACAAACAGAGTCACTCGACGTTAGCCCACTTTCCGCCTATCAAGATCCCAACTGGGGAGAAACAGAGGAAAGGGAGAGGGAAGAGAAGGTAAGAGAAGACGAGAAGGATAAAGCAGAGGAGACAACAGCCACTGAAACCAGAGCCGAAGAAGCAGAGAGGGAGGAGATAGATCTGAATGAAATGGCCAAGAAGCAAGGGCTAATGACGGATGATAAGTTCCAATCGGTTTTAGGCGGGGGAGATAGGATAGTGGTAAACCCTGAAGGGGTGGCTGAGGTACTAAACCTCGCATCCCAGGCAGGAGGAAGAGAGGAAACAGCCATGGGAGCAGATGAGTCAGAGGGGGTAGTCCACCAGCCAGTGGAGGAAATGAGAGAAGGACAAACCGAGGAAGCTAAAAAAACTGAAGAGGAGAGGCAGGAACCAGAGACACACCAGTCAGAGGAAAAGAAGGAAACAGAAGGAGAGGCCGAAATGAAGGAGCAAAAAACGGAAGCCCCAATCGTGTCTAAACCAAAGCAGTCAAGATGA